The following are encoded in a window of Emcibacter sp. SYSU 3D8 genomic DNA:
- a CDS encoding DUF1192 domain-containing protein, translating into MDLDDLPRPRPAGAADLAREALDNLSIYELKERIALLEAEIVRTRKLMDSKETSQSAAAKLFK; encoded by the coding sequence GTGGATTTGGACGACCTGCCCCGCCCGCGCCCGGCCGGTGCCGCCGATCTTGCCCGGGAAGCGCTCGATAACCTGTCGATTTATGAACTCAAGGAGCGCATCGCGCTGCTCGAGGCCGAGATCGTGCGGACCCGGAAATTGATGGACTCCAAGGAAACCAGCCAATCGGCGGCCGCAAAGCTGTTCAAGTAA
- a CDS encoding FAD-dependent monooxygenase yields the protein MTVQHPTPASSPRTDVLIVGGGLAGLSLAVALGCAGIQTTVAERASLDATVDPGFDGRVTAIAYASWRLLETIGAWRHMAAHAQPILNIRVTDGAAPVFLDFDHRALGREPFGYLVENRHIRLGLLRAIQDLGTVHLQYPATVDGLEPHPGGVSARLGGHGTLRASLVVAADGRKSPLRDAAGIKVLGRDYAETGIVTTIEHEKDHLGIAHERFLPAGPFAVLPITGKRSSLVWSEKHHVARAMLALDENAFNAEISKRVEGFLGAVHAVGPRFSYPYAVHVAERFSADRLALVGDAAHGIHPIAGQGLNLGWRDVAALAELLVDNARLGLDIGSPLVLERYDRWRRIDTLTLAAVTDRLNALFTNDVAPVRLLRDAGLAVVNRIDPLKRFFMQHARGTVGTLPRLLKGEAL from the coding sequence ATGACCGTGCAGCATCCGACACCGGCCTCGTCCCCGCGCACCGACGTGCTGATCGTCGGCGGCGGCCTCGCGGGTCTCAGCCTCGCCGTGGCTTTGGGATGCGCGGGAATCCAGACAACTGTCGCCGAGCGCGCCAGCCTGGATGCCACGGTCGACCCCGGTTTCGACGGCAGGGTGACGGCCATCGCCTATGCCTCCTGGCGTCTGCTGGAGACGATCGGCGCGTGGCGGCACATGGCGGCGCATGCCCAGCCGATCCTGAATATCCGGGTTACCGATGGCGCGGCGCCCGTCTTCCTCGACTTCGATCATCGGGCTCTCGGCCGTGAGCCGTTCGGCTATCTGGTCGAGAACCGGCACATCAGACTGGGCCTGCTCAGGGCGATCCAGGACCTGGGTACGGTCCACCTGCAATACCCGGCCACGGTCGATGGCCTGGAGCCGCATCCGGGCGGCGTCAGCGCGCGGCTGGGCGGCCATGGCACGCTGCGCGCCTCGCTGGTGGTGGCCGCCGACGGGCGGAAATCGCCGCTGCGCGATGCGGCAGGCATCAAGGTGCTGGGCCGCGACTATGCCGAGACCGGCATCGTCACCACCATCGAGCATGAAAAGGATCATCTGGGCATCGCCCACGAGCGCTTCCTGCCCGCCGGCCCGTTTGCTGTGCTGCCGATCACCGGCAAGCGCTCGTCGCTGGTGTGGAGCGAGAAGCATCACGTGGCCAGGGCCATGCTGGCGCTGGACGAAAACGCCTTCAACGCCGAGATCTCGAAGCGGGTGGAGGGCTTTCTCGGCGCGGTGCATGCTGTCGGCCCGCGGTTCTCCTATCCCTACGCGGTACATGTAGCCGAGCGCTTCAGTGCCGACCGTCTGGCGCTGGTGGGCGACGCGGCCCACGGCATCCATCCCATCGCGGGCCAGGGCCTGAACCTGGGCTGGCGCGACGTGGCGGCGCTGGCCGAGCTGCTGGTCGACAATGCACGGCTCGGCCTCGACATCGGCTCGCCGCTGGTTCTGGAGCGCTACGACAGGTGGCGCCGCATCGACACACTGACGCTTGCCGCCGTCACCGATCGTCTCAACGCCCTGTTCACCAACGACGTGGCGCCGGTGCGCCTGCTGCGCGACGCCGGCCTGGCCGTGGTCAACCGGATCGATCCGCTGAAGCGCTTCTTCATGCAGCATGCCCGCGGCACTGTCGGCACGTTGCCGCGCCTGCTGAAGGGCGAAGCGCTGTAG
- a CDS encoding P-II family nitrogen regulator has translation MKLIIAIIKPSKLQEVREALTELDVAGMTVSEVKGFGRQKGHTEIYRGAEYDVSFLPKLKLELVIPEEKTEAVIEAIMASAKTGNIGDGKLFVVPVEYAARIRTGETGPTAV, from the coding sequence ATGAAATTGATCATTGCGATCATCAAACCATCGAAGTTGCAGGAGGTGCGCGAGGCACTGACTGAACTCGACGTGGCGGGGATGACCGTCAGCGAGGTCAAGGGGTTCGGGCGGCAGAAGGGCCATACCGAAATCTACCGCGGCGCCGAGTACGACGTCAGCTTCCTCCCGAAGCTGAAGCTCGAACTCGTCATTCCCGAAGAAAAAACCGAGGCGGTCATCGAGGCCATCATGGCCTCCGCCAAGACCGGGAATATCGGAGACGGCAAGCTGTTCGTCGTTCCGGTGGAATACGCAGCCCGCATCCGGACCGGGGAAACCGGCCCCACCGCCGTCTAA
- a CDS encoding ammonium transporter: MKIKPTLMAAATAIVAVGMAAMPAFAQEADPTPVLDTGNTAWMLTSTALVLFMTIPGLALFYAGMVRKKNILSTAMQSFTITCLMTLIWMIIGYSLAFTENPNPGLNKFFGGFDKMFLSGLTVDGLSGTIPESLFMVFQMTFAIITPALITGAFADRMKFSALLWFMGVWSIIVYAPVAHWVWGGGFLANAGVLDFAGGTVVHINAGIAGLVACIVLGKRTGYGQENMAPHNLTLSLIGASMLWVGWFGFNAGSELAADGRAAMAMVVTQIATAAAALSWMFIEWMVHKKPSVLGIISGAVAGLVAITPASGFVDPMGALWIGIAAGVICFFAATTLKKALRYDDSLDVWGVHGVGGIVGAVLTGVFVSEAVSGTAPSMGQVIIQIEGIVATLLWSGIASFVILKVIDMTIGLRVSKEQEVEGLDISLHGESLQ; this comes from the coding sequence ATGAAGATCAAACCAACCCTTATGGCCGCGGCTACGGCGATTGTCGCCGTGGGCATGGCCGCCATGCCCGCATTCGCGCAGGAGGCCGATCCGACGCCCGTTCTCGATACCGGCAATACGGCGTGGATGCTGACCTCGACCGCTCTGGTCCTGTTCATGACCATTCCGGGCCTGGCCCTGTTCTATGCCGGCATGGTCCGCAAGAAGAACATCCTGTCCACCGCCATGCAGAGCTTCACGATCACCTGTCTGATGACGCTGATCTGGATGATCATCGGGTACTCGCTGGCCTTCACCGAAAACCCCAACCCGGGCCTGAACAAGTTCTTCGGCGGCTTCGACAAGATGTTCCTGTCGGGCCTGACCGTTGACGGCCTCAGCGGCACCATTCCGGAAAGCCTGTTCATGGTCTTCCAGATGACGTTCGCCATCATCACGCCCGCCCTGATCACCGGCGCCTTCGCCGACCGCATGAAGTTCTCGGCGCTGCTGTGGTTCATGGGCGTGTGGAGCATCATCGTCTACGCCCCCGTGGCTCACTGGGTGTGGGGCGGCGGCTTCCTTGCCAATGCCGGCGTCCTCGACTTCGCCGGCGGTACCGTGGTGCACATCAACGCGGGTATCGCGGGTCTTGTCGCCTGTATCGTGCTGGGCAAGCGCACCGGCTACGGCCAGGAGAACATGGCGCCGCACAACCTGACGCTCAGCCTGATCGGCGCCTCCATGCTGTGGGTGGGCTGGTTCGGCTTCAACGCCGGTTCGGAACTGGCCGCTGACGGCCGCGCCGCCATGGCCATGGTCGTGACCCAGATCGCCACGGCTGCCGCCGCGCTGAGCTGGATGTTCATCGAGTGGATGGTCCACAAGAAGCCCAGCGTTCTCGGCATCATCTCCGGCGCCGTTGCCGGCCTGGTGGCGATCACCCCGGCTTCCGGTTTCGTCGATCCCATGGGTGCGCTCTGGATCGGCATCGCCGCCGGCGTGATCTGCTTCTTCGCTGCCACGACCCTGAAGAAGGCGCTGCGCTATGATGACTCCCTCGATGTCTGGGGTGTTCACGGCGTGGGCGGCATCGTCGGCGCAGTGCTGACCGGTGTCTTCGTCTCCGAAGCGGTAAGCGGCACGGCCCCGAGCATGGGCCAGGTCATCATCCAGATCGAAGGCATCGTCGCCACCCTGCTGTGGAGCGGCATCGCCAGCTTCGTCATCCTGAAGGTCATCGACATGACCATCGGCCTCCGGGTTTCCAAGGAGCAGGAAGTCGAAGGCCTCGACATCAGCCTGCACGGGGAATCCCTGCAGTAA
- a CDS encoding ammonium transporter, with translation MEASDRAADVFFVLMGAILVFAMHAGFAFLEVGTVRKKNQVNALMKILVDFAVSTIAYFFVGYGVAYGVHFLQSAAMISGAADGSGFAASGFDLVKFFFLLTFAAAIPAIISGGIAERARFTPQLIATAVIVGVAYPFFEGLAWNNNFGFQDFLEAQFGARFNDFAGSIVVHAFGGWLALGAVLMLGARHNRYRKDGAVVGIPPSNIPFLALGSWLLCIGWFGFNVMSAQSVAAINGLVAINSLMAMAGGILAAWAAGRNDPGFTHNGALAGLVAVCAGSNVMHPVGSLAVGAIAGALFVYAFTWCQNKWKIDDVLGVWPLHGLCGLWGGIACGIFGQDSLGGLGGVTLMSQLVGSLIGAGLALVAGLAIYGLLRVSMGIRLTQEEEFRGADLSLHSIGATPEEDVSGR, from the coding sequence ATGGAAGCGTCCGATCGGGCGGCTGACGTATTTTTCGTACTCATGGGGGCGATCCTGGTGTTCGCCATGCATGCGGGCTTCGCCTTTCTCGAGGTCGGCACGGTACGCAAGAAGAATCAGGTCAACGCCCTGATGAAAATCCTGGTCGACTTCGCAGTATCGACCATTGCCTACTTTTTCGTCGGCTACGGGGTGGCCTATGGCGTCCACTTCCTGCAGAGCGCGGCAATGATCTCCGGCGCGGCCGATGGCAGCGGATTCGCCGCCAGCGGCTTCGACCTGGTGAAGTTCTTCTTCCTGCTGACCTTCGCCGCGGCGATCCCGGCCATCATTTCGGGTGGCATCGCCGAGCGCGCCCGGTTCACGCCCCAGCTGATCGCCACGGCGGTCATCGTCGGCGTCGCCTATCCGTTCTTCGAAGGACTGGCGTGGAATAACAATTTCGGCTTCCAGGATTTCTTGGAGGCCCAGTTCGGCGCCCGGTTCAATGACTTCGCAGGCTCCATCGTGGTGCATGCGTTCGGCGGCTGGCTGGCGCTGGGCGCGGTGCTGATGCTGGGCGCGCGGCACAACCGGTACCGCAAGGACGGCGCCGTCGTCGGCATTCCGCCCTCGAACATCCCCTTCCTGGCGCTCGGCTCGTGGCTGCTCTGCATCGGCTGGTTCGGCTTCAACGTGATGAGCGCCCAGAGCGTCGCCGCCATCAACGGCCTGGTGGCGATCAATTCGCTGATGGCGATGGCGGGCGGCATCCTCGCCGCCTGGGCGGCGGGCCGCAACGATCCCGGCTTCACCCACAATGGCGCCCTGGCCGGACTTGTCGCCGTTTGCGCCGGCTCCAACGTGATGCATCCCGTCGGTTCGCTGGCGGTCGGCGCCATTGCAGGCGCCCTGTTCGTCTATGCATTCACCTGGTGCCAGAACAAGTGGAAGATCGACGACGTGCTGGGCGTCTGGCCGCTGCACGGGCTGTGCGGCCTGTGGGGCGGCATCGCCTGCGGCATCTTCGGCCAGGACTCGCTGGGCGGCCTGGGCGGGGTGACCTTAATGAGCCAGCTGGTCGGCAGCCTGATCGGCGCCGGTCTGGCATTGGTCGCCGGATTGGCGATCTACGGCCTGTTGCGC